From Micromonospora rifamycinica, a single genomic window includes:
- a CDS encoding cation diffusion facilitator family transporter, whose product MSANGGTKAIIAALLANVGIAITKFIAFLLTSSSSMLAESIHSVADSGNQALLLLGGKRAKRAATPQHPFGYGRERYIYAFIVSIVLFSLGGLFALYEAWHKAADPHPITAWQWVPVAVLLAAIVMEGFSFRTAIKESNHTRGSQSWVNFIRRAKAPELPVVLLEDFGALVGLVLALFGVGLTLITGNGMWDAAGTAMIGVLLVIIAIVLAIETKSLLLGEGADPGDLATIERAITGGPEVERIIHMKTLYLGPEELMVAAKIGVPACESAEELARGINTVEARIRAAVPIARVIYLEPDIYSVAAERAGTGTAAPTAAAPAAAVPSPSESGEVAGRAGG is encoded by the coding sequence GTGAGCGCGAACGGCGGGACCAAGGCGATCATCGCCGCCCTGCTGGCGAACGTCGGCATCGCGATCACCAAGTTCATCGCGTTCCTGCTGACCAGTTCGTCATCGATGCTGGCGGAGTCGATCCACTCGGTGGCCGACTCGGGCAACCAGGCGCTGCTGCTGCTCGGCGGCAAGCGGGCCAAGCGGGCGGCCACCCCGCAACACCCCTTCGGGTACGGCCGGGAGCGCTACATCTACGCGTTCATCGTGTCGATCGTGCTGTTCAGCCTCGGTGGCCTCTTCGCGCTCTACGAAGCGTGGCACAAGGCGGCCGACCCGCACCCGATCACCGCGTGGCAGTGGGTGCCGGTGGCGGTGCTGTTGGCCGCCATCGTGATGGAGGGCTTCTCCTTCCGGACCGCGATCAAGGAGTCGAACCACACCCGGGGCAGCCAGTCCTGGGTGAACTTCATCCGTCGGGCCAAGGCGCCGGAGCTGCCGGTGGTGCTGCTGGAGGACTTCGGCGCGCTGGTCGGTCTGGTGCTCGCGCTGTTCGGCGTGGGGCTGACGTTGATCACCGGCAACGGCATGTGGGACGCCGCCGGCACCGCGATGATCGGCGTACTGCTGGTGATCATCGCGATCGTGCTGGCGATCGAGACGAAGAGTCTCCTGCTCGGCGAGGGCGCCGATCCGGGTGACCTGGCGACCATCGAGCGGGCGATCACCGGTGGCCCGGAGGTCGAGCGGATCATCCACATGAAGACGCTGTACCTCGGCCCGGAGGAGCTGATGGTGGCCGCGAAGATCGGCGTCCCGGCGTGCGAGAGCGCCGAGGAGCTGGCCCGGGGGATCAACACCGTCGAGGCGCGGATCCGGGCCGCGGTGCCGATCGCCCGGGTGATCTACCTGGAGCCGGACATCTACAGCGTGGCCGCCGAGCGGGCGGGCACCGGCACGGCCGCGCCGACGGCCGCCGCGCCGGCCGCCGCCGTACCGTCGCCGAGCGAGTCGGGTGAGGTGGCCGGGCGGGCCGGAGGCTGA
- the efeB gene encoding iron uptake transporter deferrochelatase/peroxidase subunit produces the protein MSEQSSTAGRSRRRLSRRRAITLVGVGAAGVAGVAAGAGALARDGDRAAANDGAAGAVPFHGEHQAGITTPAQDRLHFVAFDVITKDRDRLVAMLQEWTAAAARMTAGKDAGVIGAVDGMPEAPPDDTGEALGLPPSQLTLTVGFGATLFRDAQGRDRFGLAGRRPAALADLPHFAGDALRPEISGGDLCVQACANDPQVAVHAIRNLARIGMGVVSVRWSQLGFGRTSSTSRDQATPRNLFGFKDGTANLKAEDAELLRGHLWVQPDDGTDWMTGGSYLVTRKIRMQIETWDRSSLVEQEQIVGRTKGGGAPLGRRDEFDEPDFAAKGDDGQPVIAGDAHVRLAHPSQNDGARLLRRGYNYVDGSDGLGRLDAGLFFMAYQRDPRRQFVPIQTRLARNDAMNEYLRHVSSGLFACPAGVRDAADWWGRTLFS, from the coding sequence ATGAGCGAGCAGAGCAGCACCGCCGGGCGGAGCCGCCGCCGGCTGTCCCGGCGGCGGGCGATCACCCTCGTCGGGGTCGGTGCCGCCGGAGTGGCCGGGGTGGCCGCCGGAGCGGGCGCGCTGGCCCGAGACGGCGACCGGGCCGCCGCGAACGACGGGGCCGCCGGGGCGGTGCCGTTCCACGGCGAGCACCAGGCCGGGATCACCACCCCGGCCCAGGACCGGCTGCACTTCGTCGCCTTCGACGTGATCACCAAGGACCGGGACCGGCTGGTCGCGATGCTCCAGGAGTGGACGGCCGCCGCCGCCCGGATGACCGCCGGGAAGGACGCCGGGGTGATCGGCGCGGTCGACGGCATGCCGGAGGCCCCGCCGGACGACACCGGCGAGGCGCTGGGCCTGCCTCCGTCGCAGCTCACCCTGACCGTCGGCTTCGGCGCCACGCTGTTCCGCGACGCGCAGGGCCGCGACCGGTTCGGCCTCGCCGGCCGCCGGCCCGCCGCCCTGGCCGACCTGCCGCACTTCGCCGGGGACGCGTTGCGCCCGGAGATCTCCGGCGGTGACCTGTGTGTGCAGGCCTGCGCCAACGATCCGCAGGTGGCGGTGCACGCCATCCGCAACCTGGCCCGGATCGGGATGGGCGTGGTCAGCGTCCGCTGGTCCCAGCTCGGCTTCGGGCGTACCTCGTCGACGTCGCGGGACCAGGCCACCCCCCGTAACCTCTTCGGTTTCAAGGACGGCACCGCCAACCTCAAGGCCGAGGACGCCGAGCTGCTGCGCGGGCACCTCTGGGTCCAGCCCGACGACGGCACGGACTGGATGACCGGGGGGTCCTACCTGGTCACCCGCAAGATCCGGATGCAGATCGAGACCTGGGACCGCAGTTCGCTGGTCGAGCAGGAACAGATCGTCGGGCGGACCAAGGGCGGCGGTGCTCCGCTGGGCCGCCGGGACGAGTTCGACGAGCCGGACTTCGCCGCGAAGGGCGACGACGGGCAGCCGGTGATCGCCGGGGACGCGCACGTGCGGCTCGCCCACCCCAGCCAGAACGACGGTGCCCGGCTGCTGCGCCGGGGCTACAACTACGTCGACGGCTCGGACGGGCTGGGCCGGCTCGACGCCGGGCTGTTCTTCATGGCCTACCAGCGGGATCCGCGCCGGCAGTTCGTGCCGATCCAGACCCGGCTCGCCCGCAACGACGCGATGAACGAGTACCTGCGGCACGTCTCCAGTGGCCTGTTCGCCTGCCCGGCCGGGGTCCGCGACGCCGCCGACTGGTGGGGCCGCACCCTGTTCAGCTGA
- the manA gene encoding mannose-6-phosphate isomerase, class I gives MELLYGSIRDYAWGSRSAIAELQGRPVPSAGPEAELWLGAHPDSPATVDRGGERVSLTDLLVAEPGHWLGDRQVARFGTRLPFLVKVLAADAPLSLQAHPDAEQARAGYAAEQARAGAGGGPGRAEGRCNYVDPYHKPELLVALTPFDALCGFRDPQVSATALARFGVPELSPVVAALRAGPAGLREAVRALLNWPDADRAGLVDAVRGADAAGPDAELARELAARYPADPGVLVALLLHHVRLTPGEAIWMPAGNLHAYLCGTGVEIMAASDNVLRGGLTPKHVDVGELVRVLRFEVLDDPVIVARPVAPGVVCWPVPVDDFALHRVTVDAAGPEVRLPLPGPRVVLCHHGKVAVDDGTGAVTLGPGQAAVGPAGARTLVVAGTGVAFVATCGGGPTTRGKSDFPELA, from the coding sequence GTGGAGCTGCTGTACGGGTCGATCCGCGACTACGCCTGGGGATCCCGTTCGGCGATCGCCGAGTTGCAGGGACGACCGGTGCCCAGCGCCGGCCCGGAGGCGGAGCTGTGGCTGGGCGCGCACCCGGACAGCCCGGCCACCGTCGACCGGGGTGGCGAGCGGGTGAGCCTGACCGACCTGTTGGTCGCCGAGCCTGGTCACTGGCTCGGCGACCGGCAGGTCGCCCGGTTCGGAACCCGGCTGCCGTTCCTGGTGAAGGTGCTCGCCGCGGACGCCCCGCTGAGCCTCCAGGCCCACCCGGACGCCGAGCAGGCCCGGGCCGGGTACGCCGCCGAGCAGGCCCGGGCCGGGGCGGGCGGAGGGCCGGGGCGGGCGGAGGGACGGTGCAACTACGTCGACCCGTACCACAAGCCGGAGCTGCTGGTCGCGTTGACGCCGTTCGACGCGCTCTGCGGGTTCCGGGATCCGCAGGTGTCGGCGACGGCGCTGGCCAGGTTCGGGGTGCCGGAGCTGTCGCCGGTGGTGGCCGCGCTGCGGGCCGGGCCGGCGGGGCTGCGGGAGGCCGTACGGGCGCTGCTGAACTGGCCGGACGCGGACCGCGCCGGACTGGTCGACGCGGTGCGCGGAGCGGACGCGGCCGGGCCGGACGCGGAGCTGGCCCGGGAGCTGGCCGCCCGCTATCCGGCCGATCCGGGGGTGCTGGTGGCGTTGCTGCTGCACCACGTGCGGTTGACGCCGGGGGAGGCGATCTGGATGCCGGCCGGCAACCTGCACGCCTACCTGTGCGGCACCGGCGTCGAGATCATGGCGGCGAGCGACAACGTGCTGCGCGGCGGACTGACCCCCAAGCACGTGGACGTCGGCGAGTTGGTGCGGGTGCTGCGCTTCGAGGTGCTGGACGATCCGGTCATCGTCGCCCGCCCGGTGGCGCCCGGGGTGGTGTGCTGGCCGGTGCCGGTGGACGATTTCGCGCTGCACCGGGTGACCGTGGACGCGGCCGGGCCGGAGGTGCGGCTGCCGCTGCCCGGCCCCCGGGTGGTGCTCTGCCACCACGGCAAGGTCGCGGTGGACGACGGGACCGGGGCGGTGACGCTCGGGCCGGGGCAGGCCGCCGTGGGTCCGGCCGGCGCGCGGACCCTGGTCGTCGCCGGTACGGGTGTCGCGTTCGTCGCCACCTGTGGCGGCGGCCCGACGACACGCGGCAAGTCCGACTTTCCGGAATTGGCTTGA
- the efeO gene encoding iron uptake system protein EfeO, protein MRTTRFLALAAVGALAVTGVAACGGKDERQDAEAANTVKVKATDSVCEVDVTELDAGQATFTVTNSGSKVNEFYVYAAGDRVMGEVENIAPGLSRELRVELPAGTYETACKPGMSGRGIRGALKVSGTAATVAPDAALTEATASYQRYVTSQTAALLTRTEEFVTAVKAGDVPKAKALYPVARTYWERIEPVAESFGDLDPKIDGREEVIEEGMEFTGFHRIEKDLWTTGDISKDGPIADRLLADVKEIVARANAEKLTPLQLANGAKALLDEVASGKITGEEERYSHTDLWDFNANLEGSKAAVAALRPALEQRAPELVAQLDKEFAAVEAALGKHRDGDGWKLHNQLGKTDLKELSDSINALAEPVSKVAAAVAR, encoded by the coding sequence ATGCGTACCACCCGTTTCCTGGCGCTCGCCGCCGTCGGCGCGCTCGCCGTCACCGGTGTCGCCGCCTGCGGCGGCAAGGACGAGCGGCAGGATGCCGAGGCCGCCAACACGGTCAAGGTGAAGGCGACGGACAGCGTGTGCGAGGTCGACGTCACCGAACTGGACGCCGGTCAGGCGACCTTCACCGTGACCAACTCCGGCAGCAAGGTCAACGAGTTCTACGTCTACGCGGCCGGCGACCGGGTGATGGGCGAGGTGGAGAACATCGCCCCGGGGCTCAGCCGGGAGCTGCGGGTTGAGCTGCCCGCGGGTACGTACGAGACGGCCTGCAAGCCGGGGATGAGCGGCCGGGGCATCCGGGGCGCGCTGAAGGTCAGCGGCACCGCCGCGACCGTCGCGCCGGACGCCGCGCTGACCGAGGCCACCGCCAGCTACCAGCGGTACGTGACCAGCCAGACCGCCGCCCTGCTGACCAGGACCGAGGAGTTCGTCACCGCGGTCAAGGCCGGTGACGTGCCGAAGGCCAAGGCCCTGTACCCGGTGGCCCGCACCTACTGGGAGCGGATCGAACCGGTCGCGGAGAGCTTCGGCGACCTCGACCCGAAGATCGACGGTCGGGAGGAGGTCATCGAGGAGGGCATGGAGTTCACCGGCTTCCACCGGATCGAGAAGGACCTCTGGACCACCGGCGACATCAGCAAGGACGGCCCGATCGCCGACCGGCTGCTCGCCGACGTCAAGGAGATCGTGGCGCGGGCCAACGCCGAGAAGCTCACCCCGCTCCAGCTCGCCAACGGTGCCAAGGCCCTGCTCGACGAGGTGGCCAGCGGCAAGATCACCGGCGAGGAGGAGCGGTACTCGCACACCGACCTCTGGGACTTCAACGCCAACCTGGAGGGCTCCAAGGCGGCCGTCGCCGCGCTGCGGCCCGCGCTGGAGCAGCGCGCCCCGGAACTGGTCGCCCAGCTCGACAAGGAGTTCGCCGCCGTGGAGGCGGCGCTCGGCAAGCACCGCGACGGCGACGGCTGGAAGCTGCACAACCAGCTGGGCAAGACCGACCTCAAGGAGCTGTCGGACAGCATCAACGCCCTCGCCGAGCCGGTCAGCAAGGTCGCCGCCGCCGTCGCCCGGTGA
- a CDS encoding Trm112 family protein — protein sequence MALDPQLLEILACPDTHHAPLDYDAQAQTLTCTECGRTFEVRDDVPVLLLDEARGGPEAQR from the coding sequence GTGGCCCTGGACCCGCAGTTGCTCGAGATCCTCGCCTGCCCGGACACACACCACGCACCGCTGGACTACGACGCTCAGGCCCAGACCCTCACCTGCACCGAGTGCGGTCGCACCTTCGAGGTGCGCGACGACGTTCCGGTGCTGCTGCTGGACGAGGCTCGTGGCGGGCCGGAGGCGCAGCGGTGA
- the efeU gene encoding iron uptake transporter permease EfeU: MFATYLIGLREGLEATLVVSILVAFLVKSQRRDRLPQVWAGVGLAVALSVLFGWLIEYTSTELLARSEDRELFEAVTSVAAVVFVTWMIFWMRRAARTIAGELRGRLSEALAVGSLAVAGMAFLAVVREGLETALIFYSAAQSATGGTGSGPLLALVGGIATAIGIGFLLYRSALRINLSTFFTWTGALLILVAAGILKYGVHDFQEAGVLPGLNDLAFDITAVLDPNTWYAALLAGMFNITAAPSVLETVAWVAYAVPVLVLFLRRAATPAPKPAPAAPEPAASAAAASAAAASEPAAPAAADDAGATAPPADGRPTTQPAVSRRS, encoded by the coding sequence ATGTTCGCCACGTACCTGATCGGCCTGCGGGAGGGGCTGGAGGCCACGCTCGTCGTCAGCATCCTGGTCGCCTTTCTGGTCAAGTCGCAGCGTCGGGACCGGTTGCCGCAGGTGTGGGCCGGCGTCGGGCTGGCGGTGGCGCTCTCGGTCCTCTTCGGCTGGCTCATCGAGTACACCTCGACCGAACTGCTCGCCCGCTCCGAGGACCGCGAGCTGTTCGAGGCCGTCACCTCGGTCGCCGCCGTGGTCTTCGTGACCTGGATGATCTTCTGGATGCGGCGGGCGGCCCGGACGATCGCCGGTGAGCTGCGCGGCCGACTGAGCGAGGCGCTCGCCGTCGGCTCCCTCGCGGTGGCCGGGATGGCGTTCCTCGCGGTGGTCCGGGAGGGCCTGGAAACCGCCCTGATCTTCTACTCGGCGGCGCAGAGCGCGACCGGTGGCACCGGCTCCGGGCCGCTGCTGGCCCTGGTCGGCGGCATCGCCACCGCCATCGGGATCGGCTTCCTGCTCTACCGCAGCGCGCTGCGGATCAACCTGTCGACGTTCTTCACCTGGACGGGCGCGCTGTTGATCCTGGTCGCCGCCGGCATCCTCAAGTACGGCGTGCACGACTTCCAGGAGGCCGGGGTGCTACCCGGCCTGAACGACCTGGCCTTCGACATCACCGCGGTGCTCGACCCCAACACCTGGTACGCCGCGCTGCTCGCCGGCATGTTCAACATCACCGCCGCGCCCAGTGTGCTGGAGACGGTCGCCTGGGTCGCCTACGCCGTACCGGTGCTGGTGCTGTTCCTGCGCCGGGCGGCGACCCCCGCCCCGAAGCCCGCACCGGCCGCCCCCGAGCCGGCCGCCTCCGCAGCGGCCGCCTCCGCAGCGGCCGCCTCCGAGCCGGCCGCCCCGGCAGCGGCCGACGACGCCGGGGCGACCGCTCCCCCCGCCGACGGTCGCCCCACCACCCAGCCGGCCGTGTCGCGGCGTTCCTGA
- the ahcY gene encoding adenosylhomocysteinase — MTSTLPASSRDARPSTLAEGDYKVADLSLAEFGRKEIRLAEHEMPGLMAIRREFADAQPLAGARITGSLHMTIQTAVLIETLVALGAQVRWASCNIFSTQDHAAAAIVVGPEGTPDAPSGVPVYAWKGESLEEYWWCTEQVLAWPDGQGPNMILDDGGDATLLVHKGVEFEKAGVVPPVESADSEEYAVILQVLHRSLAEDGQRWTRIAAGIKGVTEETTTGVHRLYEMHRAGTLLFPAINVNDSVTKSKFDNKYGCRHSLIDGINRATDVLIGGKMAVVLGYGDVGKGCAESLRGQGARVVVTEVDPICALQAAMDGYQVATLEDVVEQADIFITATGCFDVITNEHMARMKHQAIVGNIGHFDNEIDMAGLMKRSDVTRENIKPQVDVWRFDDGHAIIVLSEGRLLNLGNATGHPSFVMSNSFANQTIAQIELFTKTDEYPTGVYVLPKHLDEKVARLHLDALGARLTELTKEQAAYLGVSPAGPFKPEHYRY; from the coding sequence ATGACCAGCACCCTCCCGGCGTCGTCCCGCGACGCCCGGCCGAGCACCCTCGCCGAGGGCGACTACAAGGTGGCGGATCTGTCGCTCGCCGAGTTCGGGCGCAAGGAGATCCGCCTCGCCGAGCACGAGATGCCCGGCCTGATGGCGATCCGCCGCGAATTCGCCGACGCCCAGCCGCTCGCCGGCGCCCGGATCACCGGTTCGCTGCACATGACCATCCAGACCGCCGTCCTGATCGAGACGCTGGTCGCCCTCGGCGCGCAGGTCCGCTGGGCGTCCTGCAACATCTTCTCCACCCAGGACCACGCCGCCGCGGCGATCGTGGTCGGCCCCGAGGGCACCCCCGACGCGCCGTCCGGCGTCCCGGTCTACGCCTGGAAGGGCGAGAGCCTGGAGGAGTACTGGTGGTGCACCGAGCAGGTGCTCGCCTGGCCGGACGGTCAGGGTCCGAACATGATCCTCGACGACGGCGGTGACGCCACCCTGCTGGTGCACAAGGGCGTCGAGTTCGAGAAGGCCGGGGTCGTCCCGCCCGTCGAGTCCGCCGACTCCGAGGAGTACGCGGTCATCCTCCAGGTGCTGCACCGCAGCCTCGCCGAGGACGGCCAGCGCTGGACCCGGATCGCCGCCGGCATCAAGGGCGTCACCGAGGAGACCACCACCGGCGTGCACCGGCTCTACGAGATGCACCGGGCCGGCACCCTGCTCTTCCCGGCCATCAACGTCAACGACTCGGTGACCAAGAGCAAGTTCGACAACAAGTACGGCTGCCGGCACTCGCTGATCGACGGCATCAACCGGGCCACCGACGTGCTGATCGGCGGCAAGATGGCCGTCGTGCTCGGCTACGGCGACGTCGGCAAGGGCTGCGCCGAGTCGCTGCGCGGCCAGGGCGCCCGGGTCGTGGTGACCGAGGTCGACCCGATCTGCGCGCTCCAGGCGGCGATGGACGGCTACCAGGTCGCCACCCTGGAGGACGTGGTCGAGCAGGCCGACATCTTCATCACCGCGACCGGCTGCTTCGACGTCATCACCAACGAGCACATGGCCCGGATGAAGCACCAGGCCATCGTCGGCAACATCGGCCACTTCGACAACGAGATCGACATGGCCGGCCTGATGAAGCGCTCGGACGTCACCCGGGAGAACATCAAGCCGCAGGTCGACGTGTGGCGCTTCGACGACGGCCACGCCATCATCGTGCTGTCCGAGGGCCGTCTGCTGAACCTGGGCAACGCCACCGGGCACCCGAGCTTCGTGATGTCGAACTCGTTCGCCAACCAGACGATCGCCCAGATCGAGCTGTTCACCAAGACCGACGAGTACCCGACCGGCGTCTACGTGCTCCCCAAGCACCTGGACGAGAAGGTCGCCCGGCTGCACCTGGACGCGCTCGGCGCCCGGCTGACCGAGCTGACCAAGGAGCAGGCCGCGTACCTCGGCGTCTCCCCGGCGGGCCCGTTCAAGCCGGAGCACTACCGCTACTGA
- a CDS encoding SIS domain-containing protein — MMDGTAGVSGRRVADESILDDPDAVAAHDPGGMLRFTASAGAQVRESAALAAEANLALLEDEGRPRAVVIAGIGTAGRTGDVLATVAGPRCPVPVIPHRSAGVPGWVGAADVVIAVSASGRSPEALGAAEAAHRRGARLVAVGAPDSQLQSVAERARAPFIPVPRRAPARASLWALTVPVLLAARTLGLVKVNEADLAETAARLDADADRCRSTAESFVNPAKSLALGLAGSIPIVWGSSPLATVAARRFGDTLSANARYPVVTGALGEAGRGRVGLLDGVFGGLVESTRDIFADPDEVEPDPTRLRLVLLRDGGLNAEDDTDEPLAVEERRADAVQTLAERRGVRCDVVTAEGGSALERLASLVAVPDFASIYLALAHGLDPMAVPAVTEMKELSNQ; from the coding sequence GTGATGGACGGAACGGCCGGCGTCAGCGGCCGGCGGGTGGCCGACGAGTCGATCCTGGACGACCCGGACGCGGTCGCCGCCCACGACCCGGGCGGCATGCTGCGCTTCACCGCCTCGGCCGGGGCGCAGGTGCGGGAGTCCGCCGCGTTGGCCGCCGAGGCCAACCTGGCGCTGCTGGAGGACGAGGGTCGCCCCCGGGCGGTCGTCATCGCCGGCATCGGCACCGCCGGGCGTACCGGGGACGTGCTGGCCACGGTCGCCGGGCCGCGCTGCCCGGTGCCGGTGATCCCGCACCGCAGCGCCGGGGTGCCGGGCTGGGTCGGCGCGGCCGACGTGGTGATCGCGGTCAGCGCGTCCGGCCGTAGCCCGGAGGCGTTGGGCGCCGCCGAGGCCGCGCACCGCCGCGGGGCCCGGCTGGTCGCGGTCGGCGCACCCGACTCGCAGTTGCAGTCGGTCGCCGAGCGGGCCCGCGCGCCGTTCATCCCGGTGCCCCGCCGCGCCCCGGCCCGTGCCAGTCTCTGGGCGCTCACCGTGCCGGTGCTGCTCGCCGCCCGTACGCTCGGCCTGGTGAAGGTCAACGAGGCGGATCTGGCGGAGACGGCGGCCCGGCTGGACGCCGACGCCGACCGGTGCCGGTCGACCGCCGAGTCCTTCGTCAACCCGGCGAAGTCGCTGGCGCTCGGGCTGGCCGGGTCGATCCCGATCGTCTGGGGTTCTTCCCCGCTGGCGACCGTGGCGGCCCGCCGGTTCGGCGACACGCTGTCGGCCAACGCCCGCTATCCGGTGGTCACCGGGGCGCTGGGTGAGGCCGGTCGGGGCCGGGTCGGCCTGCTCGACGGCGTCTTCGGCGGCCTGGTGGAGTCGACCCGGGACATCTTCGCCGACCCGGACGAGGTCGAGCCCGACCCGACCCGGCTGCGGCTGGTGCTGCTGCGCGACGGTGGCCTCAACGCCGAGGACGACACCGACGAGCCGCTCGCCGTCGAGGAGCGCCGCGCCGACGCGGTGCAGACCCTCGCCGAGCGGCGCGGGGTGCGCTGTGACGTGGTCACCGCCGAGGGCGGTTCCGCGTTGGAACGGCTCGCCTCCCTGGTCGCGGTGCCCGACTTCGCGTCGATCTACCTGGCCCTGGCCCATGGGCTGGATCCGATGGCCGTTCCGGCCGTCACCGAGATGAAGGAGCTGTCGAACCAGTGA